Proteins found in one bacterium genomic segment:
- a CDS encoding dTDP-4-dehydrorhamnose 3,5-epimerase family protein, translating into MFDPHIEAQLTKQHYGPSERIVGVEMLELKEFADDGGSFLELGRLDAGMLQCAANAEIRQVNYSTIVPGAVKATHLHRKQTDFWFVPSADRLLVGLKDLRTGSPTQGMQMRFVLGAARPRMVRIPPGVAHGVANPYERPMSLIYFVTEQFDPESDTGDEYRLPPDIFGPMFWDIQAG; encoded by the coding sequence ATGTTCGATCCACACATAGAAGCACAACTCACCAAACAGCACTACGGTCCCAGTGAGAGGATCGTCGGTGTGGAGATGCTGGAGCTCAAGGAATTTGCAGATGACGGGGGGTCGTTCCTTGAGCTTGGTCGTCTGGATGCTGGCATGCTCCAGTGTGCTGCAAACGCGGAGATCCGACAGGTGAATTACTCAACGATCGTTCCGGGCGCAGTGAAAGCGACGCATCTCCATCGGAAGCAGACGGATTTTTGGTTTGTGCCATCTGCTGATCGGCTCCTCGTGGGTCTCAAGGACCTCCGGACGGGATCCCCCACGCAGGGTATGCAGATGCGGTTTGTGCTTGGCGCCGCGCGTCCGCGCATGGTCCGCATTCCGCCCGGTGTTGCGCACGGGGTGGCCAATCCGTATGAGCGACCGATGTCGCTCATCTACTTCGTCACCGAACAGTTCGATCCAGAGTCGGATACTGGTGATGAGTACCGACTTCCTCCAGATATTTTCGGACCGATGTTCTGGGACATCCAGGCCGGATGA
- the leuS gene encoding leucine--tRNA ligase: MAKYDHGAMEERWQRVWNEQRAHAADDARGEEEYLLVEFPYPSGDGLHVGHLRSYTAMDVIARKHRMEGKNVLYPMGWDAFGLPAENYAIKTGEHPRVTTERNIANFKRQLMAAGFSFDWSREVNTTDPAYYRWTQWIFLKLLERGLAYKARVPINWCPSCKIGLANEEVVGGRCERCGGVVDKREKEQWMLKITAYAEQLLDGLHHVDYIEAAKAQQRNWIGRSEGANITFSVIASPGALVGAKQSWPSTVNAGIATSQTPRNDMVISVFTTRPDTLFGATFLVVSPELAQRWMDAGWQASDDVRAYVAAARKVTDMDRAADAREKTGVAAGITAVNPANGEEISVWVADYVLGSYGTGAIMAVPAHDERDFGFAQKYGLHITTVIARSESASDVAIPANEEVYTGDGLLTNSGAFDGMRSDEARAAITEAVGGTMTVTYKLRDWVFSRQRYWGEPIPVVFCAACGTVPVPEDQLPILLPEVERYEPTDTGESPLANIASFVNTNCPRCGGPAKRETDVMPNWAGSSWYFLAYAMHGELFPRTPLTGIAASRTPRNDRQGRWSQELLQHWLPVDWYNGGMEHTTLHLLYSRFWNLFLHDIGVVPVAEPYQKRTSHGMILAANGEKMSKSRGNVVNPDDIIAQYGADAVRLYEMFIGPFDQAVPWSTDGLKGCRRFLEKVWTYATGPIQHVVEEVSEKTLKRALHKTMKKVSEDIEAMRFNTAIAAMMEFMNLVARDPREFAADGSPIRSDFLRLLAPFAPHLAEELWEKLGNKKSVLAHPWPHYDPTLIVDEEVNLVVQVNGKHRATIRVPAGTSEEDARARALGEANVRKHLGERDPVRVVFVPDKIVNFIRE, translated from the coding sequence ATGGCGAAATACGATCACGGAGCCATGGAGGAACGGTGGCAGCGCGTGTGGAACGAGCAGCGCGCGCACGCGGCCGACGATGCACGAGGCGAGGAGGAGTACCTCCTCGTCGAGTTTCCGTACCCGTCCGGCGACGGGCTCCACGTGGGGCATCTGCGCTCGTACACGGCGATGGATGTTATCGCGCGCAAGCACCGGATGGAGGGGAAGAACGTCCTCTACCCCATGGGGTGGGATGCGTTCGGTCTTCCGGCGGAGAACTACGCGATCAAGACCGGTGAGCACCCGCGCGTGACGACCGAGCGGAACATCGCGAACTTCAAGCGGCAGCTCATGGCCGCCGGCTTTTCCTTTGACTGGTCGCGCGAGGTGAACACGACCGACCCCGCGTACTACCGGTGGACGCAGTGGATTTTTCTCAAGCTCCTTGAGCGCGGCTTGGCGTACAAGGCGCGGGTGCCGATCAACTGGTGTCCCTCGTGCAAGATTGGCTTGGCGAACGAGGAGGTCGTCGGCGGACGGTGCGAGCGGTGCGGTGGCGTCGTGGACAAGCGCGAGAAGGAACAGTGGATGCTCAAGATCACCGCGTACGCCGAGCAGCTCTTGGATGGTCTTCACCACGTGGACTACATCGAAGCCGCGAAGGCGCAGCAGCGCAACTGGATCGGGCGTTCCGAGGGAGCGAACATCACGTTTTCTGTCATTGCGAGCCCCGGCGCTCTGGTCGGGGCGAAGCAATCCTGGCCATCAACAGTAAACGCCGGGATTGCCACGTCGCAGACTCCTCGCAATGACATGGTGATTTCCGTCTTCACGACGCGTCCGGACACGCTCTTTGGTGCGACGTTCCTCGTCGTGTCACCCGAGCTCGCGCAGCGGTGGATGGATGCCGGTTGGCAAGCGTCCGATGACGTGCGCGCGTACGTCGCGGCCGCGCGAAAGGTGACCGACATGGACCGCGCCGCAGATGCGCGCGAGAAGACCGGTGTTGCCGCCGGCATCACCGCCGTGAACCCCGCGAACGGCGAGGAGATTTCCGTCTGGGTCGCCGACTACGTCCTCGGTTCCTATGGCACTGGTGCCATTATGGCGGTACCCGCGCATGATGAGCGGGATTTTGGTTTTGCACAGAAGTATGGGTTGCATATCACGACGGTCATTGCGAGGAGTGAATCCGCGAGCGACGTGGCAATCCCGGCCAATGAAGAGGTCTATACCGGCGATGGCCTGCTCACGAACAGCGGAGCGTTTGACGGCATGCGCAGCGATGAGGCCCGCGCAGCGATTACGGAAGCCGTCGGCGGCACGATGACCGTGACATACAAGCTTCGCGATTGGGTGTTCTCGCGGCAGCGGTACTGGGGTGAGCCCATTCCGGTGGTGTTCTGTGCGGCGTGCGGGACGGTGCCTGTACCGGAGGATCAGCTCCCCATCTTGTTGCCCGAGGTGGAACGGTATGAGCCGACGGATACGGGGGAGTCGCCGCTTGCGAATATTGCTTCGTTCGTGAACACCAATTGTCCCCGGTGCGGTGGACCGGCGAAACGTGAGACCGATGTCATGCCGAACTGGGCGGGATCGTCGTGGTACTTCCTAGCGTATGCGATGCATGGGGAGTTGTTTCCGCGTACTCCATTGACCGGGATTGCCGCGTCGCGGACTCCTCGCAATGACAGGCAGGGACGATGGTCCCAAGAGCTCCTGCAACACTGGCTCCCCGTGGACTGGTACAACGGCGGCATGGAGCACACGACGCTCCACCTGCTCTACTCGCGATTTTGGAACCTGTTTTTGCACGACATCGGCGTTGTGCCGGTAGCGGAGCCGTATCAGAAGCGCACATCACACGGCATGATCTTGGCGGCAAACGGTGAGAAGATGTCCAAGTCGCGTGGGAACGTTGTGAATCCGGACGACATTATCGCGCAGTACGGCGCGGATGCCGTGCGTCTGTACGAGATGTTCATTGGACCTTTCGATCAGGCCGTCCCGTGGTCCACGGATGGGCTGAAGGGGTGTCGGCGGTTTTTGGAAAAGGTTTGGACGTATGCAACCGGACCAATTCAACACGTCGTTGAGGAAGTGTCAGAAAAAACATTGAAGCGTGCACTCCATAAGACGATGAAGAAGGTGAGTGAGGATATTGAGGCAATGCGGTTCAATACGGCGATTGCCGCGATGATGGAATTCATGAACTTGGTTGCGCGCGATCCGCGAGAGTTTGCTGCGGATGGTTCACCGATACGCTCGGATTTTCTGCGTCTCCTCGCGCCGTTCGCGCCGCATCTCGCCGAGGAACTGTGGGAGAAGCTCGGGAACAAAAAAAGTGTTCTTGCTCACCCTTGGCCGCACTATGACCCCACGTTGATCGTGGATGAGGAGGTGAACCTCGTCGTGCAGGTGAACGGCAAGCACCGCGCGACGATCCGTGTCCCTGCGGGTACGAGCGAGGAGGATGCGCGGGCGCGTGCGCTCGGGGAGGCGAATGTCCGCAAGCACCTCGGGGAGCGCGATCCTGTGCGCGTTGTTTTTGTGCCGGACAAGATCGTGAATTTCATTAGGGAGTAA
- a CDS encoding Glu/Leu/Phe/Val dehydrogenase has protein sequence MSPWHAALAQLDQAAAVVRVREDVLGRLREPERTIDVQFSVRMDDGTTRLFRGYRVQHSSLRGPYKGGIRFHPNVDMDEVRALAFWMTMKCAVVNIPFGGGKGGVTVDSTLLSSGELERLSRGFVRALGPVIGPRTDVPAPDVHTNATIMGWMVDEWRRVTSRQLQAASAKEWRATFTGKPIAMGGSAGREQATGYGGIVVLREALRQRGRRWGVGASPSVVVQGFGNVGYWAARSAEDAGMRVVGLSDSRGGIVRKPTAASRQLQAQEMSAAVVMACKRERGSVVDCAAVSGGKVVTNASILEQECDVLIPAALEGAITAANARRIKAKVVLELANGPVTPEAEAILTERGIPVIPDVLANAGGVATSYFEWKQNMDGEHWSERDVLRKLSAKLCRETREVFARARGARTLRIAAYALALERIDRAYRAHG, from the coding sequence ATGTCTCCCTGGCACGCAGCACTCGCGCAGTTGGATCAGGCCGCCGCAGTTGTGCGGGTGCGCGAGGATGTCCTCGGAAGGTTGCGTGAGCCGGAGCGCACGATTGACGTACAGTTTTCGGTGCGGATGGATGACGGGACGACGCGTCTATTCCGTGGGTACCGCGTCCAGCACTCGTCGCTCCGTGGGCCGTACAAGGGTGGGATACGGTTTCACCCGAACGTGGACATGGACGAGGTGCGCGCGCTCGCGTTCTGGATGACGATGAAGTGCGCGGTCGTGAACATCCCGTTCGGCGGTGGGAAGGGCGGCGTGACGGTGGATTCCACGTTGCTGTCGAGCGGCGAGCTCGAGCGGCTGAGCCGCGGGTTCGTGCGCGCGCTCGGTCCGGTCATCGGCCCGCGCACGGATGTTCCGGCGCCGGACGTGCACACGAACGCGACGATCATGGGGTGGATGGTGGATGAATGGCGAAGAGTCACAAGCCGACAGCTGCAAGCCGCAAGCGCGAAGGAATGGCGCGCGACGTTCACGGGCAAGCCGATAGCGATGGGCGGCAGCGCGGGGCGGGAACAGGCGACGGGGTACGGTGGCATTGTCGTGCTGCGCGAGGCGCTTCGGCAGCGCGGGCGACGGTGGGGGGTTGGTGCGTCCCCGTCCGTGGTCGTCCAGGGTTTTGGCAACGTGGGGTACTGGGCTGCACGGAGCGCGGAAGATGCGGGGATGCGTGTCGTCGGACTCTCGGATTCGCGGGGAGGCATTGTGAGGAAGCCGACAGCTGCAAGCCGACAGCTGCAAGCCCAGGAGATGAGTGCTGCGGTCGTCATGGCGTGCAAGCGAGAACGTGGGAGCGTGGTGGACTGCGCGGCGGTGAGCGGTGGGAAGGTCGTCACGAATGCGAGTATCCTGGAGCAGGAGTGCGACGTGCTCATCCCCGCTGCGCTCGAGGGCGCGATCACCGCGGCGAACGCGCGGCGGATCAAGGCGAAGGTCGTGCTCGAACTCGCGAACGGACCCGTCACACCGGAGGCGGAAGCGATTTTGACGGAGCGTGGCATTCCCGTCATCCCAGACGTCCTCGCGAACGCGGGTGGTGTGGCGACGTCGTATTTCGAGTGGAAGCAGAACATGGACGGCGAGCACTGGAGCGAGCGCGACGTGCTCCGCAAGCTCAGCGCGAAGCTGTGCCGCGAGACGCGCGAGGTTTTTGCACGCGCGCGTGGCGCACGCACGCTCCGCATTGCCGCGTATGCGCTCGCGCTCGAGCGGATTGATCGTGCGTACCGTGCACACGGATGA
- a CDS encoding ATP-binding protein, with product MHWLQALDEARQRGVHAFLFTGGIGDGFPIHAGDQPVDALAAFEEVLFAHLTADDDSVLCWVYDAARGFTFPHDVHEERFRALLDASGGGASPANDATAAAERVAADAAALPRSPLSATLAMRDVFVSAARSDAPKRCIALLPALDVVLPAESGAAALPERRAAALALLQLLSMDRFRRAGHLIACAAPTAASVDELLRRPDGPLTTIAIGRPTEEERCAFVRRCCGGVVDLRTAVHTAAEALAALEEAERERVFVTLDPLYDARRAHDAVRERTLADDRTYRKAVTARERATLERDEAERKQNAVAHQRRHTLDAAIATIERTLTAPDIACVPMSATVWKQLGVGDGVRVEFVEASGVFHVYTFVVAQRERSGVYRFTLPGGASELSAMLYTHQNGFIVSTDLYDASPLPLPDGLRAVLRVPKRRFALEDELRSLTEQRSACTDEADVVPRAVRKAQEAYRKATDAVQHAHGHALVRWERERDRIAQQIAPLAARAEHPDTPEIRAARATHEQANAALAAAESGGQLSTPKMGISAFVRHTQGMSYRDIAALLRDPTLDAATIAERRVALLHRAYGHLLTIVEPRYGFAGLAGLGHVKRVLIAARDAMRSGDVKAVPQGVLLMGPPGTGKTAIAEAFARECDMLLVKFRNLRSMFVGNSEQRVEEVCQALLDLAPCIVFRDETDQEDSGRDMPQGDTGVSNRIRQRLMEFEADERIRGCVLFVKATNRPDLMDPAMKRDGRADERIVVITGDAEYSGLFPVYVAREQFPCTVADFTPFVAQVRARGFSGAGILNCCRRAYQFGGGTITTQSLADAIADAVPSADRLQDAKMTLAAVAAANSRRSLPDDIERIIADARAVLQPETLPSVVNLRELQEIAAIVDATEGQKN from the coding sequence ATGCACTGGCTTCAGGCGTTGGACGAAGCGCGTCAGCGTGGCGTGCACGCGTTTCTGTTCACGGGCGGGATTGGGGATGGATTTCCCATCCATGCAGGAGACCAGCCGGTGGACGCGCTCGCGGCGTTCGAGGAAGTGCTCTTCGCGCATCTCACTGCGGATGACGATAGCGTGCTCTGCTGGGTGTACGATGCGGCGCGCGGGTTCACATTCCCGCACGATGTCCATGAGGAGCGTTTTCGGGCACTGCTCGATGCGAGCGGTGGCGGTGCGTCGCCAGCCAATGATGCGACTGCAGCGGCGGAGCGCGTCGCGGCCGATGCGGCCGCGCTCCCGCGCAGCCCGCTCTCCGCGACCTTAGCCATGCGCGATGTCTTCGTATCCGCCGCACGCAGTGACGCGCCAAAGCGGTGCATCGCGCTCCTCCCCGCGCTTGACGTGGTGCTGCCGGCCGAGTCCGGCGCTGCCGCGCTGCCGGAGCGTCGCGCCGCCGCACTCGCGCTCCTCCAGCTGTTGTCCATGGATCGGTTTCGGCGCGCCGGGCACCTCATCGCGTGCGCTGCGCCAACTGCCGCATCCGTGGATGAGCTTCTCCGCAGGCCGGATGGGCCGCTGACGACCATCGCCATCGGCAGACCCACGGAAGAGGAGCGTTGTGCGTTCGTTCGGCGGTGCTGCGGAGGTGTGGTTGATCTCCGCACGGCGGTGCATACCGCTGCGGAGGCGCTCGCAGCGCTTGAGGAGGCGGAGCGCGAGCGTGTGTTTGTCACGCTCGATCCGCTGTACGATGCGCGGCGCGCGCACGACGCAGTGCGCGAGAGGACCCTCGCCGACGATCGGACGTACCGGAAAGCCGTGACTGCGCGTGAGCGCGCCACATTGGAGCGCGACGAGGCGGAGCGGAAGCAAAACGCGGTTGCGCACCAGCGACGTCATACACTCGACGCAGCAATCGCAACGATCGAGCGCACGCTCACCGCTCCGGACATCGCGTGCGTACCGATGAGCGCGACGGTTTGGAAGCAGCTCGGTGTGGGTGATGGCGTGCGTGTGGAGTTCGTAGAGGCGAGCGGGGTCTTCCATGTGTACACGTTCGTCGTGGCGCAGCGCGAGCGCAGTGGCGTGTATCGTTTCACGCTCCCCGGCGGGGCATCGGAGCTGTCGGCGATGCTGTACACGCACCAGAACGGTTTCATCGTCAGCACGGACCTCTACGATGCGAGTCCGCTTCCGCTCCCGGACGGACTTCGCGCAGTGCTCCGCGTGCCGAAGCGACGTTTTGCGCTTGAGGATGAGCTGCGGTCGCTCACCGAGCAGCGCAGCGCGTGCACAGACGAGGCAGACGTTGTTCCCCGCGCAGTGCGCAAGGCACAGGAGGCGTACCGAAAGGCAACGGATGCCGTGCAGCATGCGCACGGCCATGCACTCGTCCGTTGGGAGCGTGAGCGCGACCGCATCGCACAGCAGATCGCGCCGCTCGCCGCGCGCGCGGAGCATCCGGATACTCCGGAGATCCGTGCTGCTCGCGCAACACACGAGCAGGCGAATGCCGCGCTCGCGGCGGCAGAGAGCGGCGGTCAGCTCTCCACGCCGAAGATGGGCATCTCCGCCTTCGTGCGACACACCCAGGGCATGAGCTACCGCGACATCGCCGCGTTGCTCCGCGATCCAACGCTCGACGCGGCAACGATTGCCGAACGGCGCGTCGCGCTTCTCCACCGTGCGTACGGGCATCTCCTCACCATCGTGGAGCCCCGCTACGGCTTTGCCGGCCTCGCCGGCCTCGGTCACGTCAAGCGCGTGCTCATTGCTGCGCGAGACGCGATGCGCAGCGGAGACGTGAAGGCCGTACCCCAGGGCGTGCTCCTCATGGGCCCGCCGGGAACGGGCAAGACCGCGATCGCGGAGGCGTTCGCGCGGGAGTGCGACATGCTCCTCGTGAAGTTCCGAAACCTGCGGAGCATGTTCGTGGGGAACTCCGAGCAGCGCGTCGAGGAGGTCTGCCAGGCACTCCTCGACCTCGCACCGTGCATCGTCTTCCGCGATGAGACGGACCAGGAGGACAGCGGCCGCGATATGCCACAGGGCGACACCGGTGTCTCCAATCGCATCCGTCAGCGGCTCATGGAGTTCGAGGCGGACGAGCGCATTCGCGGTTGCGTGCTGTTCGTCAAGGCGACGAATCGGCCAGACCTCATGGACCCCGCGATGAAGCGCGACGGTCGCGCGGACGAGCGTATCGTCGTCATCACGGGCGACGCGGAGTACTCGGGGTTGTTCCCGGTGTACGTTGCGCGCGAGCAGTTCCCGTGCACGGTTGCGGACTTCACGCCGTTCGTGGCGCAGGTCCGCGCACGCGGGTTCTCCGGTGCGGGCATCCTCAACTGCTGCCGTCGCGCCTACCAGTTTGGTGGCGGGACCATCACCACGCAGTCGCTCGCCGACGCGATTGCCGATGCGGTGCCATCCGCGGATCGCCTGCAGGATGCCAAGATGACGCTCGCCGCCGTCGCCGCCGCGAACTCCCGTCGGTCGCTGCCGGATGACATCGAGCGGATCATCGCCGATGCACGGGCAGTGCTCCAACCGGAGACACTCCCATCTGTCGTTAATCTGCGCGAGCTCCAGGAGATCGCAGCGATCGTTGATGCAACGGAGGGACAGAAGAACTGA
- a CDS encoding 4Fe-4S single cluster domain-containing protein, with the protein MSAFCSVGRFQEATRAMGPGLRACLWMRGCPFRCRGCATPELQAFARDGRGSEQHTVAQVSAWIDRAKAEHGIDGVSFSGGDPFAQAPALVEIARHARVRGLSTLAWSGYTLRELRSEHAPVGAQALLEQLDVLIDGRFVQRLAAGDPLRGSSNQRMHLLTGRHTLDEFLHTEVEVVVAPDGTLVTGVTDYELVRVVLDLADATL; encoded by the coding sequence ATGAGTGCGTTCTGCTCCGTCGGTCGCTTCCAAGAGGCAACCCGCGCCATGGGGCCCGGGTTGCGCGCGTGCCTCTGGATGCGCGGTTGTCCGTTTCGATGTCGCGGGTGCGCCACGCCGGAGCTCCAAGCGTTCGCGCGTGACGGGCGTGGGTCGGAACAGCACACCGTCGCGCAGGTCAGTGCGTGGATTGATCGTGCGAAGGCAGAGCACGGCATTGACGGCGTGTCCTTCTCCGGTGGTGATCCGTTCGCGCAGGCACCAGCACTCGTCGAGATCGCGCGCCATGCGCGAGTGCGAGGTCTCTCCACGCTCGCGTGGTCGGGCTATACACTCCGTGAGCTTCGCAGCGAGCATGCACCAGTTGGCGCCCAAGCACTTCTGGAGCAACTCGACGTGCTCATTGACGGACGGTTCGTCCAACGTCTCGCAGCAGGCGATCCGCTCCGTGGCTCGAGCAACCAGCGCATGCATCTGCTCACCGGCCGCCACACACTGGACGAGTTCCTGCACACGGAAGTCGAAGTGGTAGTGGCACCCGACGGTACTCTCGTTACTGGTGTGACGGACTACGAGCTCGTTCGTGTGGTGCTCGATCTTGCAGACGCAACGCTGTAG